The following are encoded in a window of Paramormyrops kingsleyae isolate MSU_618 chromosome 12, PKINGS_0.4, whole genome shotgun sequence genomic DNA:
- the LOC140593520 gene encoding struthiocalcin-2-like produces MDWPGAQNYCRHSYTDLATVRNKEDNDLLYTMLPTMLTSGTWAWIGLFQDTWEWSDLSNSSFRNWKMGQNDNEKNTCALAQVTWPGTWDMTPCDEKHPFVCYDDNLILVNSNMTWNEALKYCRMNYLDLVSVHNDEIQYWVSRMAETASTDHVWLGLRFSCSLIFWVWVSKENVSYQ; encoded by the exons ATGGATTGGCCTGGTGCTCAGAACTACTGCAGACACAGTTACACAGACCTGGCCACTGTGAGGAATAAAGAAGATAATGACTTGTTATATACAATGTTACCTACAATGCTTACAAGTGGCACTTGGGCATGGATTGGCCTGTTCCAAGACACATGGGAATGGTCAGACCTGTCAAACTCCTCATTCCGTAACTGGAAAATGGGTCAAAATGATAATGAGAAAAACACATGTGCTTTAGCACAGGTCACCTGGCCTGGGACATGGGATATGACACCATGTGATGAAAAGCATCCATTCGTTTGCTATGATG ATAACCTGATCTTGGTAAATAGTAACATGACCTGGAATGAAGCCCTGAAATACTGCAGAATGAACTATTTGGATCTGGTGTCTGTCCACAATGATGAGATCCAGTACTGGGTCAGTAGGATGGCTGAAACTGCCTCCACTGATCATGTCTGGCTGGGGCTGCGCTTCTCCTGCTCCCTGATATTCTGGGTCTGGGTCAGTAAAGAAAATGTCAGCTACCAG